Proteins co-encoded in one Marinobacter qingdaonensis genomic window:
- the glcE gene encoding glycolate oxidase subunit GlcE — MADISQQLIERVLEARDGGHKLNIVGGGSKAFMGRAADPDAGTLNVGEHTGIVEYHPVELVLTVRAGTTISEIEATLAEQGQALHFEPPRLAPEATIGGTLATNLSGPARPWSGSVRDQVLGVRLLNGKGEHLRFGGQVMKNVAGYDVSRLQAGAMGTLGVMTEISLKVMPKPAASMTLVQEMAMDEVIHYMNSRSAEPKPITGACWVDGKVYLRLSGARSAVEATAEKWSGEVLEQGDAFWQQVQDMQHEFFAGNDVPLWRFSVGSTAATPPLEGNWFIDWAGAQRWYRGEGQLSDMEPLARAAGGQVSLFRGGDRNGEVMHHQPDALKSIQRRVKNSFDPDNIFNPGRLYSWL; from the coding sequence ATGGCTGATATTTCCCAACAACTGATTGAGAGAGTGCTCGAAGCCCGCGACGGCGGGCACAAACTGAACATTGTCGGCGGTGGCAGCAAGGCCTTCATGGGCCGGGCGGCCGATCCGGATGCCGGCACCCTGAACGTTGGCGAACACACCGGCATCGTCGAGTACCACCCGGTGGAGTTGGTGCTGACCGTGCGCGCCGGAACCACGATCAGCGAGATCGAGGCGACGCTGGCAGAGCAGGGCCAGGCCCTGCATTTTGAGCCACCGCGGCTGGCGCCGGAGGCGACCATTGGTGGCACCCTGGCGACCAACCTGTCGGGCCCGGCCCGACCCTGGTCCGGCTCGGTGCGCGACCAGGTGCTGGGTGTCCGGCTGCTGAACGGCAAGGGCGAGCATCTGCGCTTTGGTGGCCAGGTCATGAAGAACGTGGCCGGTTACGACGTCTCCCGCCTCCAGGCCGGTGCCATGGGCACCCTGGGCGTGATGACGGAGATCAGCCTCAAAGTCATGCCCAAGCCGGCCGCGTCCATGACCCTGGTGCAGGAGATGGCCATGGATGAGGTGATTCACTACATGAACAGCCGGTCGGCCGAACCCAAGCCCATCACCGGCGCCTGCTGGGTCGATGGCAAGGTCTATCTGCGCTTGTCCGGTGCCCGCTCGGCGGTGGAAGCCACGGCCGAGAAATGGTCCGGCGAGGTGCTGGAGCAGGGCGATGCCTTCTGGCAGCAGGTCCAGGACATGCAGCACGAATTCTTCGCCGGTAATGACGTGCCCCTGTGGCGCTTCTCGGTGGGCTCGACCGCGGCCACGCCGCCCCTGGAGGGTAACTGGTTCATCGACTGGGCCGGCGCCCAGCGCTGGTACCGGGGTGAGGGCCAGCTCAGCGATATGGAGCCCCTGGCCCGGGCTGCGGGCGGACAGGTCAGCCTGTTCCGTGGCGGCGACCGCAACGGCGAGGTGATGCACCACCAGCCCGATGCGCTGAAGAGCATTCAGCGTCGGGTCAAGAATTCCTTCGATCCGGACAACATTTTCAATCCCGGACGTTTATACAGCTGGTTGTAA
- the glcF gene encoding glycolate oxidase subunit GlcF, with protein MQTNLVQQFANTAEGQEAESILRACVHCGFCTATCPTYQELNDERDGPRGRIYLMKMFLEGQEATEKTREHLDRCLTCRSCETTCPSGVQYGRLVDISRGLMEQELPRAPKDKWIRWALARVIPNRQLFGLLLRLGQVFRPVLPAPLRTKVPPRKQASPWPAASHNRIVLALAGCVQPSATPNTNAAAARVLDKLGITMVEAPEAGCCGAVNYHLSEHEKGLERMRQNIDAWWPAIEAGAEAIIMTASGCGAMVQDYGHLLKDDPVYAAKAQKVSELSIDIGAFLLKQDLDKLKLSQSPGKVAFHCPCTLQHAMQQNGVVEQVLTKAGVNLAATKDKHLCCGSAGTYSVLQPELSQKLLGNKLEALTVDNPDRIVTANIGCQMHLETKAQVPVQHWIELLDQ; from the coding sequence ATGCAAACGAATCTGGTTCAACAATTTGCCAATACCGCGGAAGGGCAGGAGGCCGAATCCATCTTGCGGGCCTGTGTCCACTGCGGCTTCTGTACGGCCACCTGCCCGACCTACCAGGAACTGAACGACGAACGTGACGGCCCAAGAGGCCGGATCTACCTCATGAAGATGTTCCTGGAGGGGCAGGAGGCCACGGAAAAAACCCGGGAGCACCTGGACCGCTGTCTGACCTGTCGCAGCTGCGAAACCACCTGTCCCTCCGGCGTGCAGTATGGCCGCCTGGTGGACATCAGTCGCGGCCTGATGGAGCAGGAGCTGCCCCGGGCGCCCAAGGACAAGTGGATCCGCTGGGCCCTGGCCCGGGTGATCCCGAACCGACAGCTGTTCGGTCTGTTGTTGCGTCTGGGGCAGGTGTTCCGGCCGGTGCTGCCGGCGCCGTTGCGCACCAAGGTGCCACCGCGTAAACAGGCCAGCCCCTGGCCCGCGGCCAGTCACAACCGCATTGTGCTGGCGCTGGCCGGGTGTGTGCAGCCTTCGGCCACGCCGAACACCAATGCGGCGGCGGCCCGGGTGCTCGACAAACTGGGCATTACCATGGTGGAGGCACCGGAAGCCGGTTGCTGCGGCGCGGTGAACTATCACCTGTCCGAGCACGAGAAGGGTCTGGAACGCATGCGCCAGAACATCGACGCCTGGTGGCCCGCCATCGAGGCTGGCGCCGAGGCAATCATCATGACGGCTTCCGGCTGCGGCGCCATGGTGCAGGATTACGGTCACCTGCTGAAGGACGATCCAGTCTACGCCGCCAAGGCCCAGAAAGTCAGCGAACTGAGCATCGACATCGGTGCCTTCCTGCTCAAGCAGGATCTGGACAAGCTCAAGCTGAGCCAGAGCCCGGGCAAGGTGGCCTTCCATTGTCCCTGCACCCTGCAGCACGCCATGCAGCAGAACGGCGTGGTCGAGCAGGTGCTGACCAAGGCCGGGGTCAATCTGGCCGCCACCAAGGACAAGCACCTGTGCTGCGGCTCCGCCGGTACCTACTCGGTGCTGCAACCGGAGCTGAGCCAGAAGCTCCTGGGCAACAAGCTCGAGGCGCTGACCGTGGACAACCCAGACCGCATCGTCACCGCCAACATCGGCTGCCAGATGCACCTGGAAACCAAGGCGCAAGTGCCGGTCCAGCACTGGATTGAGCTGCTGGATCAGTAA
- a CDS encoding thiamine pyrophosphate-dependent dehydrogenase E1 component subunit alpha — translation MTPTQEQELWMYRNMVVSRFFEETIEKIYMEGKTPAFNMAKGPIPGEMHLSNGQEPCAVGVCAHLNSDDIVVSTHRPHHVAIAKGVDLKKMAAEIFGKKTGLSGGRGGHMHIFDAQVNFSCSGIIGESVGVAAGAALSRKMQGKPGVAVAYLGEGAANQGAFHEALNLAAVWKLPVVFVIEDNAWGISVSKQASTAVKYNSDRASAYSMPGVHIPNNDPIEIFAKAGEAIERARKGEGPTLIEIETSRLAGHFMGDAEAYRPAGEKEHLAEIDPIPGFKKRLQDQYQWTEAQDEALRGQARELVDAAIQFARDSDYPAPEEALDKVFV, via the coding sequence ATGACGCCAACCCAAGAACAAGAACTCTGGATGTACCGAAACATGGTCGTCAGTCGTTTCTTTGAGGAAACGATTGAGAAGATTTACATGGAGGGGAAAACCCCGGCATTCAACATGGCCAAGGGCCCGATTCCGGGCGAGATGCACTTGTCCAATGGGCAAGAGCCTTGTGCCGTGGGTGTGTGTGCACACCTCAATAGTGATGACATCGTCGTTTCTACCCATCGTCCTCATCACGTTGCGATCGCCAAGGGCGTCGACCTGAAGAAGATGGCCGCGGAGATCTTCGGTAAGAAAACCGGATTGAGTGGTGGTCGTGGTGGGCACATGCACATCTTTGACGCTCAGGTGAATTTTTCCTGCTCTGGGATCATCGGTGAGAGTGTCGGTGTCGCAGCAGGCGCCGCGTTGTCCCGGAAAATGCAAGGAAAGCCAGGGGTAGCGGTTGCCTACTTGGGAGAGGGTGCCGCGAACCAAGGCGCGTTTCACGAGGCGCTCAACCTGGCCGCGGTGTGGAAACTGCCGGTTGTCTTTGTCATTGAGGACAACGCCTGGGGAATTTCGGTATCCAAGCAGGCCAGCACCGCCGTCAAGTACAACTCCGACCGAGCTTCGGCCTATTCAATGCCCGGTGTGCACATTCCCAACAACGATCCCATCGAGATTTTCGCAAAGGCCGGAGAAGCCATTGAGCGCGCCAGAAAGGGCGAGGGCCCAACCCTCATAGAAATTGAAACGTCTCGGCTTGCGGGCCATTTCATGGGCGATGCCGAGGCTTATCGCCCCGCCGGTGAAAAGGAGCACCTTGCAGAGATCGACCCGATTCCGGGGTTCAAGAAACGATTGCAAGACCAATACCAGTGGACCGAAGCGCAGGATGAAGCGCTCAGAGGTCAGGCGCGAGAACTGGTCGACGCCGCCATTCAATTCGCTCGTGACAGTGACTATCCGGCCCCCGAAGAGGCGCTGGACAAGGTCTTCGTTTGA
- a CDS encoding alpha-ketoacid dehydrogenase subunit beta, which translates to MTQVQAKARKLTIARAMAESIAMEMRTDDKVFVMGEDIGELGGVFGNTRGLYKEFGSERVKDTPISETAFIGAAVGAASDGMKPIVELMFVDFFGVCFDAIYNMMAKNTYFSGGEVNVPMVLMTSTGGGYSDGGQHSQCLHATFAHLPGMKVVAPSNAYDAKGLMTAAIRDPNPVIFMFHKALQGMGWLGTEKDAIVNVPEEVYEVPLGQAAITRTGSDVTIVGITSGVHHGLKAARELEQQGVSAEVVDLRSLVPLDRDTVIQSVRKTGRLIVVDEDYHSYGMTAEIIASVTEAGVPMKAPPQRVAYPDIPIPFTPVMEQWALPSAEKIVKAFEKMKENEE; encoded by the coding sequence ATGACGCAGGTTCAAGCGAAAGCTCGCAAACTGACCATCGCTCGCGCCATGGCTGAGTCCATCGCCATGGAGATGCGTACCGACGACAAAGTGTTTGTCATGGGTGAGGACATCGGTGAACTGGGTGGAGTGTTCGGTAATACACGGGGGCTGTACAAGGAGTTCGGGTCGGAGCGTGTGAAAGATACCCCGATCTCTGAAACCGCCTTTATCGGTGCTGCGGTCGGCGCCGCCTCAGACGGGATGAAACCGATAGTCGAGCTGATGTTCGTGGACTTCTTTGGGGTTTGTTTTGACGCCATCTACAACATGATGGCGAAGAACACCTATTTCTCGGGGGGTGAGGTCAACGTGCCGATGGTGCTGATGACCTCAACTGGCGGCGGCTACAGCGATGGCGGTCAGCATTCGCAATGTCTGCACGCGACCTTCGCACACCTGCCTGGCATGAAGGTTGTCGCACCGTCCAACGCCTACGATGCCAAGGGGCTAATGACCGCCGCTATACGTGATCCCAATCCGGTAATTTTCATGTTCCACAAGGCGCTGCAGGGAATGGGCTGGTTGGGCACTGAGAAAGACGCCATCGTCAATGTGCCGGAGGAGGTTTACGAAGTGCCTCTGGGTCAGGCCGCCATCACCAGAACCGGTAGCGACGTCACGATCGTTGGCATCACCTCGGGGGTGCATCATGGCCTGAAAGCCGCACGGGAGCTTGAGCAGCAAGGTGTCAGCGCCGAGGTTGTGGACCTCCGTTCGCTGGTCCCGTTGGACCGGGACACTGTCATCCAGTCTGTACGGAAAACGGGCCGACTCATCGTTGTGGATGAGGATTACCACAGCTACGGCATGACCGCAGAAATCATCGCCTCGGTCACTGAGGCCGGCGTCCCCATGAAAGCACCACCTCAACGGGTGGCTTACCCCGATATTCCAATTCCGTTCACGCCTGTCATGGAACAGTGGGCACTGCCCAGTGCGGAAAAGATCGTCAAAGCATTCGAAAAAATGAAGGAGAACGAAGAATGA
- a CDS encoding lipoyl domain-containing protein — protein MSTDVLVPHDLWEEDDEAVITSWLVNDGSEVSEGDMIAELMVAKIQYELLAPTSGTLSIQKDIDDVVAKGDCVATIA, from the coding sequence ATGAGCACAGATGTCCTGGTTCCGCATGATTTGTGGGAAGAAGACGATGAGGCGGTGATCACGTCATGGTTGGTCAACGATGGCTCCGAGGTTTCTGAAGGCGACATGATTGCGGAGCTGATGGTGGCGAAGATCCAGTATGAACTTTTGGCACCCACCTCCGGCACCTTGTCGATCCAAAAAGACATTGACGATGTGGTCGCAAAGGGCGACTGCGTCGCTACCATCGCATAG
- a CDS encoding 2-oxo acid dehydrogenase subunit E2 — translation MSENEHINVIPLRGMRGMIASNMRRSLDEAAQLTHHAECELDALLSFKEALAESGTKVSIEDLLADCVVKTLARHPGLNGRIEDKEIRQYRNVHLGFAIALPGDKLVAPVVFDANEKGLTERADARKNLLERARKGDLSVPEMTGGTFTLSNLGRSRVRFFTPIVNLPQLAILGIGETYTRPIEDGAGRWQSRRFMGLSLTFDHRAVDGGPAAAFLSELCEEIESAGR, via the coding sequence ATGTCAGAGAACGAACATATCAACGTGATCCCGCTCAGAGGAATGCGGGGCATGATCGCTAGCAACATGCGGCGCAGTCTCGATGAGGCGGCCCAGTTGACCCACCACGCGGAGTGCGAGCTGGACGCCCTGCTGAGCTTCAAAGAAGCGCTGGCGGAAAGCGGGACCAAGGTTTCTATCGAAGATTTGTTGGCGGACTGCGTCGTGAAAACCCTGGCGAGACATCCGGGGCTGAACGGTCGGATCGAAGACAAGGAGATTCGCCAGTACCGCAACGTGCATCTGGGGTTTGCCATTGCCCTGCCGGGCGACAAGTTAGTCGCACCGGTGGTCTTCGATGCCAATGAGAAAGGTCTGACCGAGAGGGCGGACGCCCGGAAAAACCTGCTGGAGCGGGCAAGGAAAGGTGACCTCTCCGTGCCGGAGATGACCGGCGGAACGTTCACGCTCAGCAATCTGGGGCGCTCCCGTGTTCGCTTTTTTACCCCCATCGTCAATCTTCCTCAACTGGCGATTCTGGGGATAGGCGAAACCTACACCAGGCCCATCGAGGATGGTGCCGGACGATGGCAATCCCGCCGCTTCATGGGACTGTCGTTGACTTTCGATCACCGGGCGGTCGACGGCGGGCCTGCGGCGGCGTTTCTCAGCGAATTGTGTGAGGAGATCGA